One window of Elaeis guineensis isolate ETL-2024a chromosome 11, EG11, whole genome shotgun sequence genomic DNA carries:
- the LOC105053832 gene encoding NADH dehydrogenase [ubiquinone] 1 beta subcomplex subunit 10-B, producing the protein MVRKAKVEFDERPPDDFDPSNPYGDPVAMLEYREHLVREKWIQIETAKIIRDRLRWCYRIEGVNHLQKCRHLVEQYLDATRGVGWGKDARPPELHGPKKEAD; encoded by the exons ATGGTGCGGAAGGCAAAGGTAGAGTTTGATGAGAGGCCGCCGGACGACTTCGATCCAAGCAACCCGTACGGGGATCCGGTGGCGATGCTGGAATACAGGGAGCACCTGGTGAGGGAGAAGTGGATCCAAATCGAGACGGCCAAGATCATCCGCGACCGCCTCCGCTGGTGCTACCGCATCGAGGGCGTCAACCACCTTCAGAAGTGCCGCCACCTCGTCGAGCAGTATCTCGACGCCACTCGCGGCGTCGGCTGGGGCAAAGACGCCCGCCCCCCTGAGCTCCACG GTCCCAAGAAGGAGGCTGATTAG